One window of Atribacter laminatus genomic DNA carries:
- a CDS encoding DNA internalization-related competence protein ComEC/Rec2 yields MNLKSYDRSDSEYNYLLSITNKTIPPNVFHKFFRYPAFLFSIWIIIGFFLQEYFNLSLLLIIVLFGLGFFGQIFLYKYSLWFSLANCLFWLMFAGFIHYFTYQIPINAFRLVQGTKVTYQGTIQRINEKYYLSKIESFSGYRPVLLLKNPELDLDQFLFQRVEVTGLFQPFLACSNPGSINLQTYWRRKRIFGEIQVYKCYPIGNNTFWNNFLSCFEQKRKALSNHWRIKLGIEYPYFAAMLWGEKNDLFQDNTVLLQETGIYHTFCISGLHLTILGGILFFVLQKIRCPKPLAMGTSILFCLLYLFFCSIAPSAFRAFLMFALYLVTKQIGRNTFSIHFISIAFLVMFFLQPEIIFQPGCQLSFVSTLAIILMSSLNPISTQSTKLLRWIINGTLLSTAVSLFTLPLLILNHLSFSSLIWTSNLILIPIAQLSILINFISIFVSWVPPLTNVFSHLIRFLIRILITLSEWSQNNIPHLFWNFDVEKQRIFGWVFWVSLSFLITLFMTKKIKIILLGSMIFLSLILILFGFSVQSQFQVWVLDVGQGLALVGLFDNQAICIDTGGVIRTYGNTGYTILLPFLKNYGIHQLQSVYLTHYHQDHTAGIQSLTEVYDVSGIYGRFENQLEGGIITTPIDSPTISKHHHPYQIEIIPISGFKENDQALVYRLSIQNFSCLVCGDIEEEGIHQLLKAGEDKIQSEVIIIPHHGSYTTDLAQLIRQVRPSLAIISTGENRYGHPDQRTLKLLNDLEIPYYRTDSHGAVGFLIQRTNWKGIVHGKNDFSKMDHQ; encoded by the coding sequence ATGAATTTAAAATCATACGATAGATCCGATTCTGAATACAATTATTTATTATCCATTACCAATAAAACCATTCCTCCAAATGTTTTTCACAAATTCTTTCGTTATCCGGCTTTCCTTTTTAGTATCTGGATTATCATTGGTTTTTTTCTTCAAGAGTATTTTAATTTATCCCTATTATTGATAATCGTTTTATTTGGTTTGGGCTTTTTTGGACAAATCTTTCTTTATAAATATTCTCTTTGGTTTAGTCTTGCTAATTGCCTCTTTTGGCTGATGTTTGCCGGTTTCATCCATTATTTTACTTACCAGATTCCCATAAATGCTTTTCGCTTGGTCCAAGGCACAAAGGTAACTTATCAGGGGACAATTCAGCGGATCAATGAAAAATACTATTTGAGCAAAATCGAATCATTTTCGGGATATCGGCCGGTTCTCCTACTAAAAAATCCAGAATTAGATCTCGACCAATTTTTATTTCAGAGAGTGGAGGTAACCGGACTTTTTCAGCCTTTTTTAGCTTGCTCCAATCCCGGAAGCATCAATCTTCAAACCTATTGGAGGCGAAAAAGAATTTTTGGCGAAATTCAAGTATATAAATGTTACCCGATCGGCAACAATACTTTTTGGAATAATTTCCTATCGTGCTTTGAACAAAAGAGAAAAGCCTTATCCAATCATTGGAGGATTAAACTGGGCATTGAATATCCCTATTTTGCTGCCATGCTTTGGGGAGAAAAAAATGATCTTTTTCAAGATAATACTGTTCTTTTACAGGAAACTGGCATCTACCATACTTTTTGCATATCTGGTCTCCATCTCACTATCTTAGGAGGTATTCTTTTCTTCGTTTTACAAAAAATCCGTTGCCCAAAGCCTTTAGCCATGGGCACGAGTATTCTTTTCTGCCTCCTTTATCTTTTTTTCTGCAGTATTGCCCCATCTGCCTTTCGAGCTTTTCTTATGTTCGCCCTTTATCTTGTAACCAAGCAAATAGGTCGCAACACCTTCTCAATTCATTTCATTTCTATTGCCTTTCTGGTGATGTTTTTCCTCCAACCGGAAATTATTTTCCAACCTGGATGTCAACTCTCATTTGTATCAACTCTGGCAATTATTCTTATGAGTTCTCTAAACCCAATTTCCACCCAATCTACAAAATTACTTCGATGGATAATCAATGGTACCTTACTCTCAACGGCTGTTTCTCTTTTTACGCTTCCTCTTCTTATTCTTAACCACCTCTCTTTTTCCAGTCTCATTTGGACCAGCAATCTGATTCTAATTCCCATTGCTCAGCTTTCAATTCTCATAAATTTTATTTCCATTTTTGTTTCGTGGGTTCCACCTTTGACCAACGTCTTTTCTCACTTAATTCGCTTTTTAATTCGAATCCTAATAACACTGTCGGAGTGGAGCCAGAATAATATTCCTCATCTCTTTTGGAATTTTGATGTCGAAAAGCAACGAATTTTCGGCTGGGTATTCTGGGTATCTTTATCATTCTTAATTACTTTGTTCATGACGAAAAAAATAAAAATTATCCTTCTGGGAAGTATGATTTTCTTGTCATTAATATTAATCTTATTCGGTTTCTCTGTACAATCTCAGTTCCAGGTATGGGTTTTGGATGTCGGGCAAGGGTTAGCGTTGGTCGGTCTTTTTGATAATCAGGCTATTTGTATTGATACCGGGGGAGTCATCAGAACTTACGGGAATACTGGATACACCATTTTGCTCCCTTTCCTAAAAAATTATGGCATCCATCAACTCCAGTCAGTTTATCTCACTCATTATCATCAGGACCACACGGCAGGAATTCAAAGTTTAACCGAAGTATATGATGTCTCGGGGATCTACGGACGTTTCGAAAACCAGTTGGAAGGAGGTATAATAACAACTCCAATTGACTCTCCCACCATTTCAAAGCATCACCATCCCTATCAAATAGAAATTATTCCGATTTCTGGGTTTAAAGAAAATGACCAAGCATTGGTATATAGACTTTCCATTCAGAATTTTTCTTGCTTAGTTTGTGGTGATATAGAAGAGGAGGGAATTCATCAACTTCTTAAAGCCGGAGAAGACAAAATTCAATCGGAGGTTATAATTATTCCTCACCATGGGTCTTATACAACCGACTTAGCTCAACTTATCCGACAGGTTCGGCCATCTCTTGCTATAATATCTACGGGTGAAAACCGTTATGGCCATCCCGACCAACGTACCTTGAAGCTTTTAAACGATTTAGAAATACCCTACTATCGGACTGATTCTCATGGTGCAGTTGGTTTTCTCATTCAAAGAACAAACTGGAAGGGTATCGTTCATGGAAAAAACGACTTTTCAAAAATGGATCACCAGTAA
- the rplM gene encoding 50S ribosomal protein L13, whose protein sequence is MVPKTYIPSFKNIQQKWYVVDAQDLVLGRMACQIAKILLGKNKSMYTPFLDTGDFVIVVNADKVRVTGKKLSNKIYRHHTGYPSGFREETLEHLMKRKPEEVIRKAVWGMIPHHKLGNRIISKLKVYTGDSHPHAAQNPIPLDLRSE, encoded by the coding sequence ATGGTTCCGAAAACATATATTCCATCATTTAAAAATATTCAGCAAAAATGGTATGTCGTTGATGCCCAGGACTTAGTACTGGGGAGAATGGCCTGCCAAATTGCCAAAATTCTATTAGGGAAGAACAAATCGATGTATACGCCCTTCCTTGATACTGGTGATTTTGTTATTGTCGTTAATGCCGACAAAGTCCGGGTTACCGGAAAAAAGCTCTCCAATAAAATATATCGACATCACACCGGTTATCCCTCCGGCTTTCGAGAAGAAACATTGGAGCATTTAATGAAAAGAAAACCCGAGGAAGTGATTCGTAAGGCAGTATGGGGGATGATTCCCCATCATAAGCTGGGAAACCGCATTATCAGCAAGTTAAAAGTTTATACTGGCGATTCCCATCCCCACGCAGCCCAAAACCCGATTCCTCTTGATCTAAGGAGTGAATGA
- a CDS encoding MFS transporter → MLSHASHAVNDIYWFVIPAVLPVILDEFKLGYGWAGGILTAFLLTIAVFSLIFGHFSDRFSRWAIISLGFILASLGFFLSGFSHTEGTLIATLLIAAVGVSTYHPSMYAAVDENAKIKRGKIYGFFEFWGVVGILGVFFLFGSLLQRVDWRGIFFLTAIPGVWLAFLFIRNPVPKQDNSKLSDTTQSKKTVPGFSLKIISLFFIGLSLRILSITAIVNFAPTYLVREFNLPVDIANYGTGLIFLGGMIFALTFGILSDRYNQLAILLFLSGMIAPIIFFLGITHQLFLVYMLLFLLGGFWLGFSPVQNIYVSTLTSSIGKGMGFGFLMGFMTLTNAFGPGLFGVLADFTNLRTAILWYTLPALLGWILLLIMARSMKKTVVNY, encoded by the coding sequence ATGCTCAGTCATGCCAGCCATGCGGTAAACGATATTTATTGGTTTGTTATCCCTGCCGTCCTTCCCGTTATTCTTGACGAATTTAAACTTGGTTATGGATGGGCAGGTGGAATACTCACTGCCTTTCTTTTAACCATTGCCGTTTTCTCTCTCATTTTTGGACATTTTTCCGATCGCTTTTCCCGTTGGGCAATTATCAGTTTGGGTTTTATTTTAGCTTCATTAGGTTTCTTTTTATCCGGGTTTAGTCATACTGAAGGCACCTTAATTGCCACTCTATTAATAGCTGCTGTTGGCGTGAGCACTTATCATCCTTCTATGTACGCAGCGGTCGATGAGAACGCTAAGATAAAAAGAGGGAAAATCTATGGATTTTTTGAATTTTGGGGAGTAGTGGGAATTTTAGGGGTATTCTTTCTTTTCGGTTCACTTCTTCAAAGGGTGGATTGGAGAGGAATTTTCTTCCTCACTGCTATTCCTGGAGTTTGGTTGGCTTTTCTCTTCATTCGAAATCCAGTTCCCAAACAGGATAATTCAAAGCTATCTGATACCACCCAAAGCAAAAAAACAGTTCCCGGTTTTTCGCTTAAAATCATCTCACTATTTTTTATCGGTTTGTCGCTTCGGATCCTCAGTATCACCGCTATTGTTAATTTTGCCCCCACCTATTTAGTTCGAGAATTCAATCTTCCTGTTGATATCGCTAATTATGGAACCGGATTGATATTCCTCGGTGGCATGATTTTTGCGCTCACTTTTGGCATTTTATCCGATCGTTACAACCAACTGGCTATATTACTCTTTTTATCGGGAATGATCGCACCGATCATTTTCTTTTTAGGTATCACTCATCAGCTATTCTTGGTCTATATGCTTCTTTTCTTATTAGGGGGCTTTTGGTTGGGTTTTTCACCCGTTCAAAACATTTATGTTTCAACGCTCACCAGCTCCATAGGAAAGGGAATGGGGTTTGGCTTTTTGATGGGATTCATGACCCTGACCAATGCCTTTGGTCCTGGATTATTTGGAGTACTGGCTGATTTTACCAACCTCCGTACCGCAATTCTATGGTACACATTACCAGCTTTATTAGGATGGATTCTTTTACTCATCATGGCACGGTCTATGAAAAAAACTGTTGTTAATTATTGA
- a CDS encoding DNA polymerase III subunit delta: protein MEKTTFQKWITSNIPSNQYFFLISLNISRHFWEQHYFPQIKTKFKTNIVYRVDNEKTWKEMEAERMLPKLFPEKEIILLDGISEKVAFEMNQKISFSANLIFLYLTESELTKPWKNATIIQVGFGEREFTKWIEKTAGKKLSSLPAAVIKSLYKYWVEYNLGEEDIMGFIRQTEFLPKLIPLDVELFFEKSEKTLLFRFLDALSDRNTQLATKYFFSLLKINYPSHLLVSMIARRFRLMAQVLITGIENQDLWKKNRVSPFEIRKIKTYSKKYSPSEITNLFDSLRQMDRLLKTTNSDFSILMLDFIDLTSIRTPTLHPQPEQITSSPNGI from the coding sequence ATGGAAAAAACGACTTTTCAAAAATGGATCACCAGTAATATTCCCAGCAACCAATATTTTTTTCTCATTTCACTCAATATCAGTCGTCATTTTTGGGAACAGCATTATTTTCCTCAGATAAAAACCAAATTTAAAACCAATATCGTCTATCGGGTAGACAATGAAAAAACCTGGAAGGAAATGGAAGCGGAAAGAATGCTACCTAAATTGTTTCCAGAAAAGGAAATAATTCTTCTTGATGGGATCTCAGAAAAAGTTGCCTTCGAAATGAATCAAAAAATATCTTTCTCCGCCAATTTAATATTTCTTTATTTAACCGAAAGTGAACTAACCAAACCATGGAAGAATGCCACAATAATTCAAGTAGGGTTTGGTGAAAGGGAGTTTACTAAGTGGATTGAAAAAACTGCTGGAAAGAAGCTTTCTAGCCTTCCTGCAGCGGTCATCAAAAGTCTTTATAAATATTGGGTAGAATACAATCTTGGCGAGGAAGACATCATGGGTTTTATTCGTCAAACCGAATTCTTACCGAAGCTAATACCTTTGGATGTAGAGCTCTTTTTCGAAAAAAGCGAAAAGACTCTTTTGTTTCGATTTTTAGATGCTCTTAGCGATCGCAATACTCAACTTGCGACCAAATATTTCTTTTCTCTTCTAAAAATTAATTATCCTTCTCATCTGCTGGTATCAATGATTGCTCGCCGCTTTCGTTTGATGGCACAAGTTCTGATAACTGGAATAGAAAACCAGGATTTATGGAAAAAGAACCGAGTGAGTCCTTTCGAAATTCGAAAAATTAAAACCTACAGTAAAAAATATAGCCCATCCGAAATAACGAACTTATTTGATTCTCTTCGTCAAATGGACAGGCTACTTAAAACCACCAATAGCGATTTTTCAATTCTAATGTTGGATTTTATCGATCTAACTTCGATTAGGACTCCGACACTCCATCCTCAGCCGGAACAAATAACTTCTTCCCCAAACGGGATTTAA
- the cdaA gene encoding diadenylate cyclase CdaA: protein MNLSVHWRWIIELILILYLSFRLFSITKGTSLYSVLKFLMVFFIIAGLANFSGLKELNFIWKVILVAYIGGAFIVFQPELRRLYVNRAYHRPDSTSRFFFHSEEDRTKFIDEITIACQTLSRKKVGALVVLERNNDLRDFLQTGIAIDAVFSSELVYSIFLTESPLHDGAVIVKENRIIAAGCILPLAEKTEVKKLVGTRHRAGIGITEQTDALSLVVSETTGKVSIAVQGKMAWDVETSTLKKMLRILYRKL, encoded by the coding sequence TTGAATCTTTCTGTGCACTGGCGATGGATAATCGAACTTATTCTCATTTTATACTTATCTTTTCGATTGTTTTCTATCACCAAGGGCACTTCGCTTTATTCGGTTTTAAAATTCCTCATGGTCTTTTTTATCATTGCCGGGTTGGCCAATTTTTCCGGGTTAAAAGAACTCAATTTTATATGGAAGGTTATTCTTGTTGCCTATATTGGCGGGGCTTTTATTGTTTTTCAACCTGAGCTTCGCCGTCTCTATGTTAATCGGGCTTACCACCGACCGGATAGCACGTCCCGTTTCTTTTTTCACAGCGAGGAAGATCGAACCAAGTTTATCGACGAAATTACCATTGCCTGTCAAACGCTCTCTCGTAAGAAAGTTGGAGCTTTGGTCGTATTAGAGAGGAACAACGATTTACGCGATTTTCTTCAAACTGGCATTGCCATTGACGCCGTATTTTCATCCGAATTAGTTTATTCAATTTTTTTAACCGAATCACCGCTGCACGATGGAGCAGTGATTGTCAAAGAAAACCGGATTATTGCTGCCGGTTGCATTCTCCCCTTAGCAGAAAAAACCGAGGTTAAAAAATTAGTTGGAACCCGGCACCGAGCTGGAATCGGTATCACCGAACAAACTGATGCTCTATCTTTGGTGGTTTCAGAAACAACTGGGAAAGTATCGATCGCAGTTCAGGGTAAAATGGCCTGGGATGTTGAGACGAGTACTTTGAAAAAAATGCTAAGAATTCTCTATCGAAAACTATGA
- the argF gene encoding ornithine carbamoyltransferase, producing MRWVFKGRDFLNLADYSADEIYYLLETAVVLKRRWMIGEKIEILSGKTLAMLFEKPSLRTRVSFEMAIHQLGGKAMYIGPQEVGLGKREAIKDVAMVLDRMVDAIMIRTFSHDNLIQMAKYSVIPIINGLSDLHHPCQILGDMLTILEKKGTLKGQKISYFGDGNNVCHSWLVAAGVLGLNLTICSPNNYQPQTEIWDWAQEKGSHSGATIVYEADPDIAAQDADVIYTDVWASMGKENEMEERIRHFQKLQVNQNTLDKAQPDAIVLHCMPAHRNLEITDEVMDGSHSVVIDEAENRLHAQKALLALIMS from the coding sequence ATGAGGTGGGTATTTAAAGGAAGAGATTTCTTAAATCTAGCCGATTATTCAGCCGATGAAATTTATTACCTTTTAGAAACGGCAGTTGTTTTAAAGAGACGCTGGATGATAGGAGAGAAGATCGAAATCCTTTCCGGAAAAACCCTGGCCATGCTTTTTGAAAAACCATCTTTACGGACCCGGGTTTCTTTTGAAATGGCAATTCATCAACTGGGTGGAAAAGCAATGTACATTGGACCTCAAGAAGTGGGTTTGGGAAAGAGGGAAGCAATTAAGGATGTAGCTATGGTTCTCGACCGTATGGTTGATGCGATTATGATTCGTACTTTCAGCCATGATAACCTCATCCAAATGGCAAAGTATTCTGTAATTCCGATTATTAATGGACTTTCTGACCTGCATCATCCTTGTCAAATTTTAGGAGATATGTTGACCATTTTAGAAAAAAAAGGAACTCTTAAAGGTCAAAAAATTTCTTATTTTGGTGATGGAAACAATGTCTGCCATTCCTGGCTGGTAGCAGCCGGAGTCCTGGGGCTCAATCTCACCATCTGTTCTCCCAACAACTATCAACCGCAAACCGAAATATGGGATTGGGCTCAAGAAAAGGGAAGTCACTCAGGAGCGACCATAGTTTATGAAGCCGATCCAGATATAGCCGCACAGGATGCCGATGTTATTTATACTGATGTCTGGGCAAGTATGGGAAAAGAAAATGAAATGGAGGAAAGGATTCGTCATTTCCAAAAACTTCAGGTTAACCAAAATACTCTTGATAAAGCTCAACCCGATGCGATCGTACTCCATTGCATGCCAGCTCACCGAAATCTGGAAATTACTGATGAAGTTATGGATGGTTCCCATTCAGTCGTAATTGATGAAGCCGAAAACCGACTTCATGCTCAAAAGGCTTTGCTGGCATTGATTATGAGTTAG
- the rpsI gene encoding 30S ribosomal protein S9 has translation MDMKYYATGRRKTSIAKVWLTLGSGKVVINGRELKDYFPQPVLQILAIRPLTLTGSDSRFNVNVMVEGGGLSGQAGAMALGISRSLIKIDENLKPTLKKAGLLTRDPRMKERKKYGQRSARARFQFSKR, from the coding sequence ATGGATATGAAATATTACGCAACCGGGAGAAGAAAAACATCGATCGCCAAGGTGTGGTTAACTTTGGGAAGTGGTAAAGTAGTTATAAACGGCAGAGAATTAAAAGATTATTTTCCCCAACCAGTTCTTCAAATATTAGCCATCCGTCCGTTAACCCTGACCGGGAGTGATAGCCGCTTTAATGTCAACGTCATGGTAGAAGGCGGAGGCCTAAGCGGTCAGGCAGGGGCCATGGCTTTGGGAATTTCCAGATCACTAATCAAAATTGATGAAAATCTGAAACCAACTTTAAAAAAAGCTGGACTCTTGACTCGTGATCCTCGGATGAAAGAGCGGAAAAAATACGGACAGCGTTCAGCTCGGGCTCGTTTTCAATTCTCTAAACGGTAA
- the fusA gene encoding elongation factor G — protein sequence MKKYDSKDIRNVGLFSHAGAGKTTLAEALLFHSGLISRKGKVEEGNTVSDWEPEEIKRGISIDLSVLPFEWLGKKINLIDTPGYADFVGNVLGALRAVDCGLIPVCGVSGVEVGVERSWAYLEQNQLPVFLFINKMDREGANFDKVLGEIQNELSAKATPLYIPIGKESNFQGVVDVLAMKALYFQADGKSFKEDAIPADLQNQAQEIHDFLVENIAETNDELLNMYLEGQTIEPELLKETLRQAILQRKLFPVLCGSGLTDRGVTLLGDALSHYAPSPLDRPPVRGINPKTKEEIDRKNNEAEPFSAYVYKIISDPYVGKLALVRVFSGKLTSDSRLFNASRETEEKVGQILTLRGKNQESVTEIGPGDIGAIAKINEIYLGDTLSEKENPIVFANLEYPEANYLSSIKPLGRGDEDKISLGISRILEEDPTIKEVRDPDTKEDVLYGYGDIHLDVLIEKMKRKFGVEVGLAIPKVPYKETIKGTTKVEGKYKRQSGGRGQYGHCWLELEPLPRGKGFEFVDKIVGGAIPRNYIPSVEKGVQEAMLEGVLASYPVIDIRVTVYDGSFHPVDSSDMAFKIAGSMALKKGCLECNPVLLEPIMNLEITVPEEFMGDVIGDINSRRGRILGMDPKDGYQLIRANVPLAEIFRYSVDLRSITQGRGFYKMTFSNYEEVPGQIAEGIIQKAKKEKEEAG from the coding sequence TTGAAAAAGTATGACAGTAAAGACATTCGAAACGTGGGATTATTTTCACATGCCGGTGCAGGAAAAACCACTCTTGCCGAAGCGTTACTTTTTCATTCAGGTCTCATCTCCCGAAAGGGAAAAGTTGAAGAAGGAAACACCGTATCCGATTGGGAGCCAGAAGAAATAAAAAGAGGAATATCAATCGATCTATCAGTGCTCCCCTTTGAATGGCTGGGAAAGAAAATTAATTTGATTGATACTCCCGGATACGCAGATTTTGTCGGAAATGTTTTAGGTGCACTTCGTGCGGTCGATTGTGGATTAATCCCGGTTTGCGGAGTTTCTGGAGTTGAAGTTGGAGTAGAGCGGAGCTGGGCGTATTTGGAGCAAAATCAGCTCCCAGTTTTCCTTTTTATCAACAAAATGGATCGAGAGGGTGCCAATTTTGATAAAGTCTTAGGTGAAATACAAAATGAACTCTCGGCTAAAGCAACTCCATTATACATCCCAATTGGTAAAGAAAGCAATTTTCAGGGTGTCGTCGATGTTTTAGCAATGAAAGCCTTGTATTTCCAAGCCGATGGAAAATCATTTAAGGAAGATGCCATACCGGCAGACCTTCAAAATCAGGCTCAGGAAATTCATGACTTCTTAGTCGAAAATATTGCCGAAACCAACGATGAATTATTAAACATGTATTTGGAAGGACAAACCATCGAACCCGAACTCCTTAAAGAAACTCTTCGCCAAGCAATCTTACAGCGAAAGCTCTTTCCAGTGTTATGTGGGTCTGGTTTAACCGATCGAGGAGTTACTCTTCTTGGAGATGCTTTGTCTCATTACGCCCCATCTCCGCTTGACCGTCCTCCCGTTCGAGGAATTAATCCGAAAACCAAAGAAGAAATAGATAGAAAAAACAATGAAGCCGAGCCTTTTTCGGCTTACGTCTATAAAATTATCAGTGATCCCTATGTAGGAAAGTTGGCTTTAGTGAGAGTTTTTTCTGGAAAATTAACTTCTGACTCCCGTTTGTTCAATGCTTCCCGTGAAACTGAAGAGAAAGTGGGACAGATACTGACCTTACGAGGCAAAAACCAGGAATCGGTGACCGAAATCGGACCGGGAGATATAGGTGCCATCGCCAAAATCAACGAAATCTATCTCGGAGATACCCTTTCAGAAAAGGAAAATCCAATTGTTTTTGCTAATCTGGAATATCCAGAGGCAAATTACTTATCAAGCATTAAACCTCTTGGACGGGGTGATGAAGATAAAATCAGCTTAGGAATCAGCCGAATATTGGAAGAAGATCCTACCATCAAAGAGGTTCGTGACCCCGATACCAAAGAAGATGTTCTTTATGGTTATGGGGATATTCATCTCGACGTATTAATCGAGAAAATGAAACGTAAATTTGGTGTGGAAGTCGGTTTGGCTATTCCAAAAGTTCCTTATAAGGAAACTATCAAGGGAACCACCAAGGTGGAAGGGAAATATAAAAGACAATCAGGCGGGAGAGGGCAGTATGGTCATTGTTGGCTGGAACTCGAACCGCTTCCTCGCGGCAAGGGTTTCGAATTCGTTGATAAAATTGTGGGTGGAGCTATCCCCCGTAATTATATTCCTTCGGTGGAAAAGGGTGTTCAGGAAGCAATGTTGGAAGGAGTTTTAGCCAGTTATCCAGTCATCGATATCCGGGTCACCGTTTACGACGGATCTTTCCACCCAGTCGATTCATCGGATATGGCCTTTAAAATTGCTGGCTCGATGGCTTTAAAAAAGGGATGTCTGGAATGCAATCCAGTTCTGCTGGAGCCAATTATGAACCTTGAAATCACCGTTCCCGAAGAGTTCATGGGAGATGTTATCGGCGATATTAACAGCCGAAGAGGCAGAATCTTGGGGATGGATCCAAAGGATGGTTATCAGCTCATCCGAGCCAATGTCCCGTTGGCTGAAATTTTTCGCTATTCTGTGGACCTTCGTTCTATTACTCAAGGCCGAGGGTTCTATAAAATGACCTTCTCCAACTACGAGGAAGTTCCAGGCCAGATTGCCGAGGGTATTATTCAAAAAGCCAAGAAAGAAAAAGAAGAGGCAGGATGA
- the rpsT gene encoding 30S ribosomal protein S20, whose translation MPNVKSAIKNLRQSQKRRIQNLSVKSSTKTMIKKYLQLIEAGKIEEARDYLPVVQKQLDMAATKKVFHKNKSSRIKSRLGKKLFVPAEDGVSES comes from the coding sequence ATGCCAAATGTAAAATCAGCAATTAAAAATTTAAGACAAAGTCAAAAAAGAAGAATTCAAAATCTCAGCGTGAAAAGCTCAACCAAAACCATGATTAAAAAATATTTACAACTGATCGAAGCTGGGAAAATTGAGGAAGCCCGAGATTACTTACCGGTTGTTCAAAAGCAACTGGACATGGCTGCTACTAAAAAGGTTTTTCACAAAAACAAATCCTCCCGAATTAAATCCCGTTTGGGGAAGAAGTTATTTGTTCCGGCTGAGGATGGAGTGTCGGAGTCCTAA
- a CDS encoding alanine racemase, translating into MNLGFSRLPVKIGKVLVVIGLYPFLEINLSKLKQNIETLQKKCSQWMLKPVAVTKGFCADSKITDLLYDSGIQTFADSNISNLIKLIDRYGHKAQYQLIRLPMKEEIDVILENQIIPMVSQIEILNLFNQKAKQLHARSSVILAIETGDGREGFLPEELLNNIDQVVSFNDLTIVGIGTSLACLSGVLPQITTLEKLNSLRNQLRIFLHNPHLFISVGGTTFFSLWEEYSQPPPVGQIRCGEAFLFGSDISRKRNLNWLQQGAFHIEAEIVEIKSKLPDSTDRGFDAFGRACKISSENNYPRKRALVAVGLQDIDDTQLFFEDRNVTIIGATSNYLVLDCEESQHDYRIGDLVRFQAGYGTVLRAFLSPYIQKRYIE; encoded by the coding sequence GTGAATTTAGGTTTTTCAAGATTGCCGGTCAAAATAGGAAAGGTTTTGGTGGTGATTGGTTTGTATCCGTTTCTTGAAATTAATTTATCTAAGCTGAAACAAAATATCGAAACCCTTCAAAAAAAATGCTCCCAGTGGATGCTGAAACCGGTCGCTGTCACCAAAGGCTTTTGTGCCGATTCCAAAATAACCGACCTGCTTTATGATTCTGGAATTCAAACTTTCGCTGATTCCAATATATCCAATCTGATAAAATTGATCGATCGGTATGGCCATAAAGCTCAATATCAATTAATCCGTCTTCCCATGAAAGAAGAAATCGATGTAATCCTTGAAAACCAAATAATTCCTATGGTTTCCCAAATAGAAATTCTCAACCTCTTTAATCAGAAAGCCAAGCAATTGCATGCCCGATCGTCGGTTATCCTTGCTATCGAAACTGGTGATGGAAGAGAGGGATTTCTTCCGGAGGAACTACTCAATAATATTGACCAGGTTGTCTCTTTCAATGATCTTACTATAGTTGGTATTGGAACCTCCTTAGCATGTTTGAGTGGAGTCCTTCCTCAAATAACAACACTCGAAAAATTAAACTCTTTGAGAAATCAACTCCGAATATTCCTACATAATCCTCATCTTTTTATATCAGTTGGCGGAACGACTTTCTTTTCCCTTTGGGAGGAATACTCCCAACCACCTCCGGTAGGTCAGATTCGTTGCGGAGAAGCTTTTCTCTTCGGTAGTGATATCAGCAGAAAAAGAAATCTTAATTGGCTGCAACAGGGAGCTTTCCACATCGAAGCTGAAATTGTGGAAATAAAAAGCAAGCTTCCTGACTCCACAGATCGAGGATTTGATGCCTTTGGTCGGGCTTGCAAGATTTCCAGTGAAAATAACTATCCTCGGAAACGAGCGTTAGTTGCGGTCGGACTGCAAGACATTGATGATACGCAGTTATTTTTCGAAGACAGAAATGTTACAATAATTGGAGCAACCAGCAATTATTTAGTTTTAGATTGTGAAGAAAGTCAGCATGATTATCGGATTGGTGATTTAGTCCGATTTCAAGCTGGGTATGGAACTGTACTGCGGGCATTTTTATCGCCCTATATCCAGAAACGCTACATTGAATGA